The following coding sequences lie in one Silene latifolia isolate original U9 population chromosome 5, ASM4854445v1, whole genome shotgun sequence genomic window:
- the LOC141655310 gene encoding uncharacterized protein LOC141655310 produces the protein MAETFNSWILEAREKPILTMLEEIRQKVMSRMVNKKVQATRCNGIVTPRVQAIINDHMQATRNWKAIEASENVYEVQHVHNSTLTYAVRLDGSSCTCRYWDINGIPCEHATTAICSKNESPDSYVASWYSKEAYEASYTFSLEPLNGQSMWKKVDGSSILPSDPRVKYGRPSNKRKKAFAETKRKTYTYRIPKRGKQLCSNCKEPGHKSRTCKYKVSVDQP, from the coding sequence ATGGCAGAAACATTCAACTCGTGGATCCTTGAAGCTAGGGAGAAACCTATTCTAACTATGTTGGAAGAAATAAGGCAGAAGGTTATGTCGAGGATGGTCAACAAGAAAGTGCAAGCTACTAGATGTAATGGCATTGTCACCCCTAGAGTCCAAGCGATAATAAATGACCATATGCAGGCTACAAGAAACTGGAAGGCCATTGAGGCTAGTGAAAATGTGTATGAAGTACAACATGTTCATAATAGTACGCTGACCTACGCAGTTAGGTTGGATGGATCTTCATGCACATGTAGATATTGGGACATAAATGGGATTCCCTGTGAACATGCGACAACGGCCATATGCTCTAAGAATGAAAGTCCAGATAGCTATGTGGCATCTTGGTATAGTAAGGAAGCTTATGAGGCATCATATACATTCTCATTAGAACCATTAAATGGCCAAAGCATGTGGAAAAAGGTCGATGGGAGTTCAATTTTACCAAGTGATCCGAGAGTGAAGTACGGGAGACCttcaaataaaagaaaaaaagcaTTTGCGGAAACTAAGAGGAAAACATATACATATAGAATTCCAAAGAGAGGAAAGCAGCTATGCTCTAATTGCAAAGAACCGGGACATAAAAGCCGCACGTGCAAATATAAAGTCAGTGTTGACCAGCCATAG